A single genomic interval of Deltaproteobacteria bacterium harbors:
- a CDS encoding ATP-dependent metallopeptidase FtsH/Yme1/Tma family protein translates to MNNPVSRNLGLWLLLVLLGLLLWSVVNKQQPREPEVSFSRFLQAVDDGRVYDVVIKGQDIHGHYKAERGGPGDGFKTYAPKDTDLVKTLHDKGVEIDVKPEDNEPWYLVAMVNWAPMLLLVGVWVFFMRQMQVGGGKAMSFGKSRAKLLSENTHKVTFNDVAGIDEAKEELEEIIAFLKDPKKFTKLGGRIPKGVLLVGAPGTGKTLLARAIAGEAGVPFFSISGSDFVEMFVGVGASRVRDLFVQGKKNAPCIIFIDEIDAVGRHRGAGLGGGHDEREQTLNQLLVEMDGFETNEGVILIAATNRPDVLDPALLRPGRFDRRVVVPRPDVKGREGILKVHTRRVPIGEDVNIELLARQTPGFAGADLENLVNEAALLAARKNKDRVAMNDFEIAKDKVMMGAERRSMIISLEERRITAYHESGHALVAKLVPGADPVHKVTIIPRGMALGLTQQVPLDDRHTYSKDHLLGELAVFFGGRAAEELALGSMTTGAGNDIERATELARKMVCEWGMSDKLGPMTFGKKEEEIFLGRDFTQKVDYSEQTAIHIDAEVRRILLEAYERAKLFLRRNLEVLHKMAETLLERESIDGAEIDEILRQFGSVNGGLRDAAAATA, encoded by the coding sequence TTGAACAATCCAGTCTCTCGCAATCTCGGCCTGTGGCTGCTGCTCGTGCTTCTGGGGCTGCTCCTCTGGTCGGTGGTGAACAAACAGCAGCCGCGCGAGCCGGAGGTGAGCTTCAGTCGCTTCCTGCAGGCGGTGGACGACGGCAGGGTGTACGACGTCGTCATCAAGGGGCAGGACATCCACGGCCACTACAAGGCCGAGCGGGGCGGGCCCGGCGACGGCTTCAAGACCTACGCCCCCAAGGACACCGATCTGGTGAAGACGCTCCACGACAAGGGCGTCGAGATCGACGTCAAGCCGGAGGACAACGAGCCCTGGTACCTGGTTGCGATGGTGAACTGGGCGCCCATGCTCCTGCTGGTGGGCGTGTGGGTCTTCTTCATGCGCCAGATGCAGGTGGGGGGCGGCAAGGCGATGTCCTTCGGGAAGAGCCGCGCCAAGCTGCTCTCCGAGAACACGCACAAGGTCACGTTCAACGACGTGGCGGGGATCGACGAGGCCAAGGAGGAGCTCGAAGAGATCATCGCCTTCCTGAAGGACCCGAAGAAGTTCACCAAGCTGGGCGGCCGCATCCCGAAGGGCGTGCTGCTGGTGGGCGCGCCCGGTACCGGCAAGACGCTCCTCGCCCGCGCCATCGCCGGCGAGGCGGGCGTGCCGTTCTTCTCCATCTCGGGCTCCGACTTCGTCGAGATGTTCGTCGGCGTCGGCGCCTCCCGCGTGCGCGACCTCTTCGTGCAGGGGAAGAAGAACGCCCCCTGCATCATCTTCATCGACGAGATCGACGCCGTCGGCCGCCACCGCGGGGCGGGCCTCGGCGGCGGCCACGACGAGCGCGAGCAGACGCTGAACCAGCTGCTCGTCGAGATGGACGGCTTCGAGACCAACGAGGGCGTCATTTTGATCGCCGCCACCAACCGGCCCGACGTCCTCGACCCGGCGCTCCTGCGTCCCGGCCGCTTCGACCGGCGCGTGGTCGTGCCGCGCCCCGACGTGAAGGGCCGGGAAGGTATCCTGAAAGTTCACACCCGCCGGGTGCCGATCGGCGAGGACGTCAACATCGAGCTGCTCGCGCGCCAGACGCCGGGCTTCGCCGGCGCGGACCTCGAAAATCTGGTCAACGAGGCGGCGCTCCTCGCCGCGCGCAAGAACAAGGACCGGGTCGCCATGAACGACTTCGAGATCGCCAAGGACAAAGTCATGATGGGTGCCGAGCGGCGCTCCATGATCATCAGCCTCGAGGAGCGGCGCATCACCGCCTACCACGAGTCCGGCCACGCCCTGGTCGCGAAGCTCGTGCCGGGCGCCGATCCGGTGCACAAGGTGACCATCATCCCGCGCGGCATGGCACTCGGCCTGACGCAGCAGGTCCCGCTCGACGACCGGCACACCTACTCGAAGGACCATCTCCTCGGCGAGCTCGCCGTCTTCTTCGGCGGGCGGGCGGCGGAGGAGCTGGCCCTCGGCAGCATGACCACCGGGGCGGGCAACGACATCGAGCGCGCCACCGAGCTGGCGCGCAAGATGGTGTGCGAGTGGGGCATGAGCGACAAGCTCGGCCCGATGACCTTCGGCAAGAAGGAGGAGGAGATCTTCCTCGGCCGCGACTTCACGCAGAAGGTCGACTACTCGGAGCAGACCGCCATCCATATCGACGCCGAGGTGCGCCGCATCCTGCTCGAGGCCTACGAGCGCGCCAAGCTCTTCCTGCGCCGTAACCTCGAGGTGCTCCACAAGATGGCCGAGACGCTCCTCGAGCGCGAGTCGATCGACGGCGCGGAGATCGACGAGATCCTGCGCCAGTTCGGAAGCGTGAACGGTGGCCTCCGGGACGCGGCGGCCGCCACGGCCTGA
- the folP gene encoding dihydropteroate synthase, whose protein sequence is MRTRSGALVLDRTALVGILNATPDSFSDPGLHLDPERAAAAAAEMVAQGAAMLDVGAESTRPGAAPVPADEERRRLLPVLRAVRTAVRVPISVDTSKAAIARLALDQGADVVNDVSAGRFDPALLPLCAERGVPVVLMHMQGVPATMQDAPCYADVVAEVADFLAERIRAARAAGVAADAIVVDPGIGFGKTMAHNCALLARLDLVASLGYPVLVGVSRKGFIGQLLGGRPTEERLLGTAAAVALAVAKGARLVRVHDVGAMRDVVRVAEAVAGG, encoded by the coding sequence CTGCGCACGCGCTCGGGGGCCCTGGTCCTCGACCGCACGGCGCTCGTCGGCATCCTGAACGCCACCCCGGACTCCTTCTCCGACCCGGGCCTGCACCTGGATCCCGAGCGGGCGGCGGCGGCGGCGGCGGAGATGGTGGCCCAGGGGGCGGCCATGCTGGACGTGGGGGCGGAATCGACCCGGCCGGGGGCCGCGCCCGTGCCGGCGGACGAGGAGCGGCGCCGGCTCCTCCCCGTGCTGCGCGCCGTGCGCACCGCGGTGCGGGTCCCGATCTCGGTCGACACCTCGAAGGCCGCGATCGCCCGCCTGGCCCTCGACCAGGGGGCGGACGTCGTGAACGACGTCTCCGCCGGGCGCTTCGACCCGGCGCTGCTGCCCCTGTGCGCCGAGCGAGGGGTCCCGGTGGTCCTCATGCACATGCAGGGCGTCCCCGCCACCATGCAGGACGCTCCGTGTTACGCGGACGTCGTGGCGGAGGTGGCCGACTTCCTGGCCGAGCGCATCCGCGCCGCCCGGGCTGCCGGGGTGGCGGCCGACGCGATCGTGGTCGACCCCGGCATCGGCTTCGGGAAGACGATGGCGCACAACTGCGCGTTGCTCGCGCGGCTCGACCTTGTCGCGTCCCTCGGCTATCCCGTACTGGTGGGCGTGTCGCGCAAGGGCTTCATCGGCCAGCTCCTCGGCGGGCGGCCGACCGAGGAGCGGCTCCTCGGCACCGCGGCCGCGGTCGCGCTCGCGGTGGCGAAGGGCGCGCGGCTGGTGCGCGTGCACGACGTGGGGGCGATGCGCGACGTGGTGCGCGTCGCCGAGGCGGTGGCGGGCGGCTGA
- a CDS encoding TIGR00159 family protein, translating to MMEILTGFRWQDAVDILLLAVVIYSGINLIRGTRAVPMLIGLGVLYGVYFASGRLEIYTINVLLQNLLGWSLILVFIVFQNDIRRALTQVGTGPLFSSGDRIAQSQAVEELVKGVTSMASRRVGALIVLQNEVGLNEYIDVGTRLDAQVSKELVSSIFMPGSPIHDGALIIQQGRITAAGCFLPLTTNPTVSKTLGTRHRAAIGLTEETDALAIVVSEEDGMVSLVREGKITRDVDAATLRTTLQRLLVG from the coding sequence CTGATGGAGATCCTCACCGGCTTTCGCTGGCAGGACGCCGTCGACATCCTGCTCCTCGCCGTCGTCATCTACTCGGGCATCAACCTGATCCGGGGCACGCGCGCGGTGCCCATGCTGATCGGGCTCGGGGTGCTCTACGGCGTCTACTTCGCCTCCGGGCGGCTCGAGATCTACACCATCAACGTGCTCCTCCAGAACCTGCTCGGCTGGTCGCTCATCCTCGTCTTCATCGTCTTCCAGAACGACATCCGGCGCGCCCTGACCCAGGTGGGCACGGGCCCGCTCTTCTCCTCCGGCGACCGCATCGCGCAGAGCCAGGCGGTCGAGGAGCTGGTGAAGGGCGTCACCTCCATGGCCTCGCGGCGGGTCGGGGCGCTCATCGTGCTGCAGAACGAGGTCGGGCTGAACGAGTACATCGACGTCGGCACGCGCCTCGATGCGCAGGTCTCGAAGGAGCTGGTGTCGAGCATCTTCATGCCCGGCTCGCCGATCCACGATGGCGCCCTCATCATCCAGCAGGGGCGCATCACCGCGGCGGGCTGCTTCCTGCCGCTCACCACCAACCCCACCGTGTCGAAGACGCTCGGCACCCGCCACCGCGCCGCCATCGGGCTCACCGAGGAGACCGACGCGCTCGCGATCGTCGTCTCCGAGGAGGACGGCATGGTGTCGCTCGTGCGCGAGGGCAAGATCACGCGCGACGTCGACGCGGCCACGCTGCGCACGACGCTCCAGCGTCTCCTGGTGGGCTGA
- a CDS encoding phosphoglucosamine mutase, producing MAGDGRRLFGTDGVRGTANVEPMTSETALRLGRALAHVSKRSHRRHKILIGKDTRLSGYMLETAMSSGICSMGVDVLLVGPMPTPGIAFLTRTLRADAGVVISASHNPFQDNGIKFFSQAGFKLPDELEEEIEHLVLGDAIDALRPTATEIGKAFRIDDAVGRYNVFVKSTFPRHLTLDGLRIAIDCGHGAAYKVGPEVLEELGADVVSLGVDPDGSNINQGCGALHPEALQAAVRRSGAHVGVALDGDADRAIFVDEQGEVVDGDAVMAILAEDLRGRGELRRSTLVATVMSNLGLHLAMRERGIEVVTTPVGDRYVVEEMVRGGYNLGGEQSGHIVFLHHNTTGDGLITALALLALLVEKGRPFSELRRIMRRLPQVLLNVRVAARRDVASVPPLAAAIARAERVLGQRGRVLVRYSGTEPVLRIMVEGERDGEIRDLAESIAAAARGALGEPAAAADT from the coding sequence ATGGCCGGCGACGGACGGCGGCTCTTCGGGACCGACGGCGTCCGCGGCACGGCGAACGTCGAGCCGATGACCTCGGAGACCGCGCTCCGCCTGGGCCGCGCGCTCGCCCACGTGAGCAAGCGCTCGCACCGCCGCCACAAGATCCTGATCGGCAAGGACACCCGCCTCTCCGGCTACATGCTCGAGACCGCCATGTCCTCGGGCATCTGCTCGATGGGCGTCGACGTGCTGCTGGTGGGCCCCATGCCGACACCGGGAATCGCCTTCCTGACCCGGACGCTGCGCGCCGACGCGGGGGTCGTCATCTCCGCTTCGCACAACCCGTTCCAGGACAACGGGATCAAGTTCTTCAGCCAGGCCGGCTTCAAGCTGCCCGATGAGCTGGAGGAGGAGATCGAGCACCTGGTGCTGGGCGACGCGATCGACGCGCTCCGCCCGACCGCGACCGAGATCGGCAAGGCCTTCCGCATCGACGACGCCGTCGGCCGCTACAACGTGTTCGTGAAGAGCACCTTCCCGCGCCACCTGACGCTCGACGGCTTGCGCATCGCCATCGACTGCGGGCACGGGGCGGCCTACAAGGTCGGCCCCGAGGTGCTGGAGGAACTGGGCGCGGATGTGGTGAGCCTCGGCGTCGATCCCGACGGCTCGAACATCAACCAGGGCTGCGGCGCGCTCCACCCCGAGGCGCTCCAGGCGGCCGTCCGCCGCTCCGGCGCGCACGTCGGCGTCGCGCTCGACGGCGACGCGGACCGCGCCATCTTCGTCGACGAGCAGGGCGAGGTGGTGGACGGGGACGCCGTCATGGCGATCCTCGCCGAGGACCTCCGCGGCCGGGGCGAGCTCAGGCGGTCGACGCTGGTCGCCACCGTGATGAGCAACCTCGGGCTCCACCTCGCCATGCGCGAGCGCGGCATCGAGGTCGTCACCACGCCCGTCGGCGACCGCTACGTGGTCGAGGAGATGGTGCGCGGCGGCTACAACCTGGGCGGCGAGCAATCGGGCCACATCGTCTTCCTCCATCACAACACGACCGGCGACGGGCTCATCACGGCGCTCGCGCTCCTGGCGCTCCTGGTCGAGAAGGGGCGGCCGTTCTCCGAGCTGCGCCGCATCATGCGCCGGCTGCCGCAGGTGCTGCTCAACGTGCGCGTGGCGGCGCGGCGCGACGTCGCCAGCGTGCCGCCGCTGGCCGCTGCGATCGCCAGGGCCGAGCGCGTCCTGGGGCAGCGCGGCCGCGTGCTGGTGCGCTACTCGGGGACGGAGCCCGTGCTGCGTATCATGGTCGAGGGCGAGCGCGACGGGGAGATCCGGGACCTCGCCGAGTCGATCGCGGCGGCCGCGCGCGGCGCGCTCGGCGAGCCGGCCGCCGCCGCGGACACGTAG
- the pdxJ gene encoding pyridoxine 5'-phosphate synthase codes for MRLGVNVDHVATLRQARGVDYPDPVEAALAAEAAGADGITVHLREDRRHVQERDVEELRRRLRVKLNLEMAVTDAMVDFALRVRPADACFVPERREELTTEGGLDVVAHAARVGAAARRLAAAGIRVSFFVDPEAVAIAASRQAGAHAVELHTGDYANAADDARRAGELARLRAAAAEAARRGLEVHAGHGLTLANVAAIAAIPAVVELNIGHSIVARAVLVGMAAAVREMKALL; via the coding sequence TTGCGGCTCGGGGTCAACGTCGATCACGTCGCGACCCTTCGCCAGGCGCGCGGCGTCGACTACCCCGACCCGGTCGAGGCGGCGCTCGCCGCCGAGGCCGCGGGCGCCGACGGCATCACGGTCCACCTGCGCGAGGACCGCCGCCACGTTCAGGAGCGCGACGTGGAGGAGCTGCGCCGCCGGCTCCGCGTCAAGCTGAACCTGGAGATGGCCGTGACCGACGCCATGGTCGACTTCGCGCTCCGCGTGCGGCCCGCCGACGCCTGCTTCGTCCCGGAGCGGCGCGAGGAGCTCACGACCGAGGGCGGCCTCGACGTGGTGGCGCACGCGGCGCGCGTCGGGGCGGCGGCCCGGCGCCTCGCCGCGGCCGGCATCCGCGTGAGCTTCTTCGTCGATCCCGAGGCGGTGGCGATCGCCGCCAGCCGCCAGGCGGGCGCGCACGCGGTCGAGCTGCACACCGGGGACTACGCCAACGCCGCCGACGACGCGCGGCGGGCGGGCGAGCTCGCCCGCCTGCGGGCCGCGGCCGCCGAAGCGGCGCGCCGCGGCCTCGAGGTGCACGCCGGGCACGGGCTCACGCTCGCGAACGTCGCAGCGATCGCCGCCATTCCCGCGGTCGTCGAGCTGAACATCGGCCATTCGATCGTGGCGCGCGCGGTGCTCGTCGGCATGGCGGCCGCGGTGCGCGAAATGAAGGCCCTCCTGTGA
- a CDS encoding NAD(P)H-hydrate dehydratase, which translates to MIAVTAEEMRALDRWTIEHGTPGHVLMERAGAGAARVLGERLRRPRGPVVVVCGRGNNGGDGFVLARHLRRRHIPVEVWLAARPEEVRGDAARMLAGWRRARGRIHPLATAADVDALARRLAAAAAVVDALFGTGLNAPVAGVAGAAIEAINACGAPVLAVDIASGLSADTGRPLGAAVRATVTATFGHPKVGQLLYPGVEHTGLLAVVDIGIPAEALAAVAPRVTLLENHEVGALLPPRRRDAHKGDFGHVLVVAGSRGKTGAALLAAGGAARAGAGLTTLAVPATLQPVLEAQVREAMTAALPDTSDGAALDALLAGRAAVVCGPGLGQAAETRALVAHVIRRSSAPLVLDADGLNAVAGTGLLRARAGPTVVTPHPGEMARLLGADTARVQADRLGAARAFACAERVVVVLKGARTIVAAPDGAGAICPAGNPGMASGGTGDVLAGVIGGLMAQGLAPYAAASLGVFAHGASGDAVAARQGEVGLLAGDLLAELPATLARLQTAARPEAPGGRGYRAGA; encoded by the coding sequence GTGATCGCGGTCACGGCCGAGGAGATGCGCGCCCTCGACCGCTGGACGATCGAGCACGGCACGCCCGGGCACGTGCTCATGGAGCGGGCGGGGGCGGGGGCGGCGCGCGTGCTCGGCGAGCGGCTCCGCCGCCCGCGCGGCCCGGTGGTCGTGGTGTGCGGCCGGGGCAACAACGGCGGCGACGGCTTCGTCCTCGCGCGTCACCTGCGCCGCCGGCACATCCCGGTCGAGGTCTGGCTCGCGGCGCGTCCCGAGGAGGTGCGGGGCGACGCTGCGCGCATGCTGGCCGGGTGGCGGCGGGCGCGCGGCCGCATCCACCCGCTCGCCACGGCGGCCGACGTGGATGCGCTCGCGCGCCGGCTCGCGGCCGCTGCCGCCGTCGTCGACGCCCTCTTCGGCACCGGGCTCAACGCGCCGGTCGCGGGCGTGGCGGGGGCGGCGATCGAGGCGATCAACGCGTGCGGCGCGCCGGTGCTGGCGGTCGACATCGCCTCCGGGCTCTCGGCGGACACCGGCCGGCCGCTCGGCGCGGCCGTGCGCGCCACGGTGACCGCCACCTTCGGCCACCCGAAGGTCGGCCAGCTCCTGTATCCTGGCGTCGAGCACACCGGGCTCCTCGCCGTGGTCGACATCGGCATCCCGGCCGAGGCGCTGGCCGCGGTCGCGCCGCGCGTCACCCTGCTCGAGAACCACGAGGTGGGCGCGCTCCTCCCGCCGCGCCGGCGCGACGCGCACAAGGGCGACTTCGGCCACGTGCTCGTGGTCGCCGGCTCGCGCGGCAAGACCGGCGCGGCGCTCCTCGCGGCCGGCGGGGCGGCCCGCGCCGGCGCGGGGCTCACGACGCTCGCCGTCCCGGCCACGCTCCAGCCCGTGCTGGAGGCGCAGGTGCGCGAGGCAATGACCGCGGCGCTGCCCGACACGAGCGACGGCGCCGCCCTCGACGCGCTCCTCGCCGGGCGCGCCGCCGTGGTGTGCGGGCCGGGGCTCGGCCAGGCGGCGGAGACGCGCGCGCTGGTCGCGCACGTGATCCGGCGCTCGTCCGCGCCGCTCGTGCTCGACGCCGATGGCCTCAACGCCGTCGCCGGCACCGGGCTCCTGCGCGCGCGGGCGGGGCCGACCGTCGTCACGCCGCACCCGGGCGAGATGGCGCGCCTCCTCGGCGCCGACACGGCCCGCGTGCAGGCCGACCGCCTCGGCGCCGCGCGCGCCTTCGCGTGCGCCGAGCGGGTGGTCGTCGTGCTGAAGGGGGCGCGCACGATCGTGGCCGCGCCCGACGGCGCCGGCGCCATCTGCCCGGCGGGCAACCCCGGCATGGCGAGCGGCGGGACGGGGGACGTGCTGGCCGGCGTCATCGGCGGGCTCATGGCCCAGGGCCTCGCGCCCTACGCGGCCGCGTCGCTCGGCGTGTTCGCGCACGGCGCGAGCGGCGACGCGGTGGCCGCCCGGCAGGGCGAGGTCGGGCTCCTCGCGGGCGACCTCCTCGCCGAGCTGCCGGCGACGCTCGCGCGCCTGCAGACGGCCGCGCGGCCCGAGGCGCCGGGCGGGCGAGGCTACCGTGCGGGCGCATGA
- the tsaE gene encoding tRNA (adenosine(37)-N6)-threonylcarbamoyltransferase complex ATPase subunit type 1 TsaE: MRAHETTTRSPEETEALGEVLGRAARGGELIGLVGELGAGKTCLVRGLARGLDIDPERVHSPSFTIVTEYAGGRLPLAHVDLYRLEAPLADPLFLRDVLYGDGVAAVEWFERLPSAADEEVLLVTLRFASGGGRAIRLEARGGRHERLLPPSPS, translated from the coding sequence GTGCGGGCGCATGAGACGACGACGCGCTCGCCGGAGGAGACCGAGGCGCTCGGCGAGGTGCTCGGCCGCGCCGCCCGGGGCGGCGAGCTGATCGGGCTCGTCGGCGAGCTGGGCGCGGGCAAGACCTGCCTGGTGCGCGGCCTCGCGCGCGGCCTCGACATCGACCCCGAGCGCGTGCACAGCCCGTCGTTCACCATCGTGACCGAGTACGCGGGCGGGCGGCTCCCGCTCGCGCACGTCGACCTCTACCGCCTGGAGGCGCCGCTCGCCGACCCGCTCTTCCTGCGCGACGTCCTCTACGGCGACGGCGTGGCCGCGGTCGAGTGGTTCGAGCGCCTGCCCTCGGCCGCCGACGAGGAGGTCCTGCTCGTCACGCTGCGCTTCGCGTCGGGCGGGGGCAGGGCGATCCGGCTCGAGGCGCGCGGCGGGCGGCACGAGCGGCTGCTCCCGCCGTCACCGAGCTAG
- a CDS encoding MBL fold metallo-hydrolase produces MLFEEVRAGGCMAYLIGCAETCSAVLIDAELGQIDRYLALAARAGLRLHYLIDTHTHADHFSAARELSARLRVPAVMHRASSAPYVDVRVDDGETLIAGRLRLRVLHTPGHTDDSICLVLPDRVLTGDTLLRLATGRTDLPGGDPEALHDSLFGKLLRLDGALQVFPGHNYKSTPVTTLAQERAENPRLQKRERAAFVEQMRALNLEMPEHLTEALRTNRTGGKTVTQLLDEAASRISFMSMEEVRERLAAGDRDLVIVDVRERDAYDAGHVPGAHHLARGQLELRVDKELPDPTARILTYCEFGKISTLAAATLRTMGYTRAVALDGGMRAWREACYPLEAAGTLAR; encoded by the coding sequence GTGCTCTTCGAGGAGGTCCGCGCCGGCGGCTGCATGGCGTACCTGATCGGGTGCGCCGAAACGTGCAGCGCCGTCCTCATCGATGCCGAGCTCGGCCAGATCGACCGCTACCTGGCGCTCGCGGCCCGGGCGGGGCTCCGCCTCCACTACCTGATCGACACCCACACCCACGCCGACCACTTCTCCGCCGCGCGCGAGCTCTCGGCGCGCCTCCGCGTGCCCGCGGTCATGCACCGCGCGAGCAGCGCGCCCTACGTCGACGTGCGTGTCGACGACGGCGAGACGCTGATCGCCGGCAGGCTCCGCCTGCGGGTGCTGCACACGCCCGGGCACACCGACGACTCGATCTGCCTCGTCCTTCCCGACCGCGTGCTGACCGGCGACACGCTGCTCCGCCTGGCGACCGGCCGCACCGACCTGCCGGGCGGCGATCCCGAGGCGCTCCATGACAGCCTCTTCGGGAAGCTTCTCCGGCTCGATGGGGCGCTCCAGGTCTTCCCGGGCCACAACTACAAGAGCACGCCCGTCACCACCCTCGCCCAGGAGCGCGCGGAGAACCCGCGCCTCCAGAAGCGCGAGCGGGCGGCGTTCGTCGAGCAGATGCGTGCGCTCAACCTGGAGATGCCCGAGCACCTGACCGAGGCGCTGCGCACGAACCGCACCGGCGGGAAGACGGTGACCCAGCTCCTCGACGAGGCCGCGAGCCGCATCTCCTTCATGTCGATGGAGGAGGTGCGGGAGCGGCTCGCAGCCGGCGACCGGGACCTCGTGATCGTCGACGTGCGCGAGCGCGACGCCTACGACGCCGGGCACGTCCCGGGCGCTCACCACCTCGCCCGCGGGCAGCTCGAGCTGCGGGTCGACAAGGAGCTGCCCGACCCGACGGCGCGCATCCTCACCTACTGCGAGTTCGGCAAGATCTCGACGCTCGCGGCGGCGACGCTGCGCACCATGGGCTACACCCGCGCCGTGGCGCTCGACGGCGGGATGCGCGCCTGGCGCGAGGCCTGCTACCCTCTCGAGGCGGCGGGGACACTAGCTCGGTGA
- a CDS encoding aspartate kinase: MLVVQKFGGTSVADVERIRNVAGRIARTRAAGHEVVVVVSAMAGETNRLLALAKAIARAPDERESDALVATGEQVTAALTALALADAGVAARSFLGHQVRIETDSAHGRARIVRVDVERLRATLAAGAVAVVAGFQGVDGEGSITTLGRGGSDTSAVALAAALGAAVCEIYTDVEGVYTSDPRIVPRARKLERIVYDEMLELASLGAKVLQIRSVEFAKRYRVPVHVRSAFSEAEGTWVAEEEPGMEEVSVAGVAYDRDEAKLTVLRVPDRPGLAARVFGPIARANIVVDMIIQNASADGTTDLTFTVPRGDYEKAKGLLEATAGEVGAKGVAGQLDVAKVSIVGVAMRTHAGIAARMFEVLAKEGINIQMISTSEIKISVVIDAKYTELAVRALHDAFIGAAPEKRP, from the coding sequence ATGCTGGTCGTCCAGAAGTTCGGCGGCACGTCGGTCGCCGATGTCGAGCGCATCCGCAACGTGGCCGGGCGCATCGCGCGCACGCGCGCGGCGGGACACGAGGTGGTGGTCGTGGTCTCGGCCATGGCGGGCGAGACGAACCGCCTCCTCGCCCTCGCGAAGGCGATCGCCCGCGCCCCGGACGAGCGCGAGTCGGACGCGCTGGTCGCGACCGGCGAGCAGGTGACCGCGGCGCTGACCGCCCTGGCGCTCGCTGACGCCGGCGTCGCCGCGCGCTCCTTCCTCGGCCACCAGGTGCGCATCGAGACCGACAGCGCCCACGGCCGCGCGCGCATCGTGCGCGTCGACGTCGAGCGCCTGCGCGCCACCCTCGCCGCCGGCGCCGTAGCCGTGGTCGCCGGCTTCCAGGGCGTGGACGGGGAGGGGAGCATCACGACCCTCGGCCGCGGCGGCTCGGACACGAGCGCCGTCGCCCTCGCCGCCGCGCTCGGCGCGGCGGTGTGCGAGATCTACACCGACGTGGAGGGCGTCTACACGAGCGACCCGCGCATCGTCCCCCGCGCGCGCAAGCTCGAGCGCATCGTCTACGACGAGATGCTCGAGCTGGCGAGCCTGGGGGCCAAGGTGCTCCAGATCCGCTCGGTCGAGTTCGCCAAGCGCTACCGCGTGCCGGTCCACGTCCGCTCCGCCTTCAGCGAGGCGGAGGGGACCTGGGTCGCCGAGGAGGAACCCGGCATGGAAGAGGTGTCGGTCGCCGGCGTCGCCTACGACCGCGACGAGGCCAAGTTGACGGTGCTGCGCGTGCCGGACCGGCCCGGGCTGGCGGCGCGCGTCTTCGGTCCGATCGCCCGGGCGAACATCGTGGTCGACATGATCATCCAGAACGCGAGCGCCGACGGCACGACCGACCTGACCTTCACCGTGCCGCGCGGCGACTACGAGAAGGCGAAGGGGCTCCTCGAGGCGACCGCGGGCGAGGTCGGCGCCAAGGGCGTGGCCGGCCAGCTCGACGTCGCCAAGGTGTCGATCGTCGGCGTGGCCATGCGCACGCACGCCGGCATCGCGGCGCGCATGTTCGAGGTCCTCGCCAAGGAGGGGATCAACATCCAGATGATCTCCACCTCGGAGATCAAGATCTCCGTCGTCATCGACGCCAAGTACACCGAGCTCGCGGTGCGCGCGCTGCACGACGCCTTTATCGGCGCCGCGCCCGAGAAGCGTCCATGA